The window NNNNNNNNNNNNNNNNNNNNNNNNNNNNNNNNNNNNNNNNNNNNNNNNNNNNNNNNNGCTCCCCCTTGGCCCTTCGCTCCGTCACTGTGTTTATGTATGCTTATGATGTTAAGTTTGCAAGCGATGACATAATATATCTCATTTTGTCAGGTTCTTTAGAAGAAAAGAGGAAAATCATACATGGATATCATGCAGACAAGTGATTCTTCCCAATATGGAGTTGTAGAAAACAGCCCATATAGATTTCCCTATAATAAACGTGTGGAAGATGGCAACCTTGGTGCTTCGTGGTATTTTAGTAgaaaagaaatagaggagaattccCTTTCAAGAAGAGATGGCATTAGTCTGAAGAAGGAGTCTTTCCTTCGCAAGTCATACTGCACTTTTCTTCAAGATCTGGGAGTGAGGCTTAAAGTGTAAGAATATATAGTACAATGCATATTTTATTGTTACTTGTTTTCTTGTAAAGTATAGCAAGCTAGTTTAGCAGTATTATTTGAATCATACCTGTTCTTTTCAAGTTTCTGTAGTCAACTTGACTTTTTATTATAACTTAGTTTTTTTAACAAACTTCCATTTCTTTCTTGTTTCATCGTCAacaatatttgaaaaaaaaatcatgatcGATATCATGCACATTTTATTTCCAAATCCAAGGAAAGTCTAGTGCACATCTAAAACATAAGTGATTACATTCTGTTGTTGACAGTGGTTGTTCTCTAGTGTACATGACTACATTTTGTATCCTAGGTTGCACCTCTAGCAGACAGAATATCCGGGGTCTCCTTAGTTGGGAGCCAAGCTCTGCCATGGTTTGTCACACTCCCTCAAGGCTAGTTTGACCAAGTTAAGCAAGTGTTTGGTTCAAAGCCATGTTTTCTGCATGCCAAACATTTTTTTAGCTGGGTTCCAAGCGCCATAGACACATGCACTTGTAGCATGAATTATGTAGACAAGCTAAGTTGTGGACCGTGGTTCCATTTTTCTGTACCAGCGGAGTTAGGCAAAAATGCCTAACATCTTACACAGTCTTAGGCTGCGAATCAAACATGCCTTTAGTGGAATTATTTAATGGCAGGAATATCTGAAACAAGCACTGTACGCAACTTTTTGTTAAAAAGATATTAGGGATGCAAATTGATTCAGAAGATTAGAAACGTCACCTCTGCTGATCGAGGGGACATATGTATAGGTTTGAAAGAAACATAGAATGTCCTTATTGTGATAGGTTGCCAAGCATGTGCTTGGGCTGGTCATGTGGCAATTTAAGCATTGCCCCATCAAGAATTGACTTGTCCATTTTTTACTGGAGTTTTAATTGATTATATTGAATAAGTGTTTAATCATGCAATATCCGCGCTATATTAGACATTTAATAATTATTTGATTGTTGACTTGTCCAGTTTTTCTTCTTCCTAAGCATTTGGTCATGTGTACATTGATTTTCAGCCTACTCCATATAACCTTGAACTTTGTTTGTTAGCTTTATTTTCTTTGATAATATCCAGAGATGGTTTTGAACTAATTGCTTAGATATGATGGTAAATCTATCTGATATTTGTGTTTGACAAATTGCAACATATGCATGTGACCACATAACTACTGTTCAGTTTTTCCCTTTAAAAAGGGGTTTATATACTTTTTTTCAGAAGCAAGCGGCTCTGTCAGGCATAACTTCTTAGCACATTGGCCCTTGACCCCAGTGTTAAGACTCATTGATTCATTACTTTAATGCCACCGTTCTTGTCGAGCATGCAGCGATGGGTGATCACATGACATCCTTGTTTAGCTAGCGACAACAGAAGAGATCAAACACTGTTTACTATTTTTgtttaggcctttatgtgtctttAGAATACTTGCACCATGAAAGTTTATGAATCAGTCCATGTATAGTACTGCATCAATTATGCTTTGTTTGCATGTTAGTAGTTCTATATAGTGCATCTTTCCTTCTTATGACAGATGGCTTTGAAATGTAGGCCTCCAGTGACAATTGCTACAGCTATTGTATTCTGTCATCGTTTTTTCCTTCGACAATCTCATGCCAAAAATGATAGACTGGTAAGCCCTACTTAAATTTGTATGGGCTTGTACATGTTTGTTGTCAGACAGCATGCACATTATATGCATGGTAGGCAGTATTATACTTTTCTAACATGTGTTCAATCATGAATGCTGCCACCCATATGTGAAACACACTTTTTTAGTTTGCTGTCACTTGTAGGCAGTATTCTAGTTTCTAGTTTGCTGTCACTTGTAAACCCAATATTTTATTGGATTCCATGATATGGTTAATCTTGTTCAGTTCTGCAGAAGAAACAtgcattttttttgtgtgtgtagtGTACAGCATAGAGCACGTGGCATACAATTTGTTATTTGGGGTTAGCGTTTTTTTCAAAATCAACTACTCATTGCAAGTTATCAATGAAAGTTCATTACAACCTGCAGACAGTAGCCACAGTTTGCATGTTCTTGGCGGGTAAAGTTGAAGAAACACCCATACCCCTGAAGGATGTCATACTAATTTCTTATGAGATCATCCACAAAAAGGATCCTGGTGCTGTTGCTCGAATTAAGCAAAAGGTTAGATGTTTTGTTGTTGACACtgtcttgatattccttttcttagttgCCAATGGTATCCTTGTTTCCCCACACTTCTATTATTCATAAAGCTGCAAGTTTTTGTTTACAGTCGATGCATTTTATTCCCTGATTACTGTGACAGAAATGGTAGTTGAGACTATTTGTGTTGGTTTTGTGCAGGAAGTCTATGAACAACAGAAGAAACTTCTTTTAATTGGGGAGCGTGCTGTGCTTGTAACACTTGATTTTGACTTCAATGTGCATCACCCATACAAGCCCTTGGTTGAAGCAATAAAAAAACTCAAGATTGCTCAAAAGGAACTTGCTCAAGTTGCCTGGAGTTTTGTCAATGATGGGTATGCTAAGACTACTCTTATATTCTTTAAAAATTACTAATCCCCTGTTATGCCTATTTACTACGCCTTGAAAGGGCTGTACAGGCTGTGTACATCTCTTTGCCTGCAATTTAAGCCCCAACATATTGCGGCCGGCGCAATCTTCCTTGCTGCAAAGTTCCTTAAAGTCAAGCTTCCAGCAGATGGTGAGAAGGTCTGGTGGCAAGATTTTGATGTAACCCCGTGGCAGTTGGAAGGTTGGTCTCTACATATGGTCAGTTGTGCATATTTGCACTATTGCAGTATTCATTGTCGTAAGGATAGTATTTCTTATCCTCACAAGTAGCAGCAGATGTTATCATGCTTTAGTTGTCAATGGAACCCCTGAGAATTGGAGAACCAAAATTTATCATATATTCAAAACTGGTAGTGGAATTAGGTTGCTTAGGTCAAAGACACAAGTTATTTTGTGATGTGCACAAGGGAAAGTTTTGAGCACTAGTGTTCTGGGCTACACCGTACACTAGGCAATGTCATGCACAGGAGTACTCTAATGAATGTGTGCTGGATAGCCTCTGGCGTGGAACTGGAAATATTTGGGTTGGCGTCGACTTTTGAGTTCAACTATTTTGATAGACCTTGTCTTATATACAGAACATTAGCAAAGAGATATAGAAAATTACATGTAACGTGGGGGTGTCACTTCTGTTTTGTTGATTTTgcaatgctggtaagcagtattgtCCATTGTGTATCAAGAACTGATGCTCTTTTTGCTGCCACGTTcacatttgatgctctttcttgcgAAGTATAAAAGACACACTAAGGACCCATGCTTACATTAATTGCAATTATTCTTTTCAGAGGTTAGCAACCAAATGATGGAGCTCTATGGGCCACCACCGTCTCAAGGGAATGATACTAAAAGCAGCTCTGCAGGTTTAGCCAATCAACATGCCCTGGAGAAAGCTCCTGGAGCTGCTGAGGAGCCTCCTGCGCATAAAAATCATTCAGCATCCAGACAACCGAGCTTGCCAGACTGCCATGGACATAGCCAGCATGACCCTGAAAGGCAAGGCTCAAACCAGAGGATAGCACAAACCGAAGAGAGGGATGGCACTGCCACTAGCAATGAAGGCCTCAATACGTCGCCATCAGCGATGGATGCAGTGGAAAAGATAAACAAGGATCATCAGAACGTCGCTCACACGGCAGAGGACACCGAGGAGGGCGGGCTGTGCCATTCTCTCGAGCCCGGCAATCCAAAGCGGAAGGAGCACAGGAGCCACGATCACAGCGGCGAGAGGGACCTTAAGAGGTTGAGGTCATAAAAGGAAGTATTCATAACCACCCTGGGTAGAATGATCGGCAGAGTggcattgggctaatgcaacaaccAGGGTGAAAACCTATTTGTTTTTTCTCTGTTGCAGGAGCTGCTATCTCGGTCCTTGCTGGTCATGTCGGGAGTTTTGAACCGTGATTCGAGAATATGGTTTCCTATACAGACACAGTGCGTGCATGTTCGTGTGTTGATGTTGTGGAAACGTTGGGCGGCTGGTCCGTGATGCGAGAATTATGCAGGCCTGAGAAACATTAGTCATACACAATAGTGTGTTGTGCAGGTTCGATGCTCCGTTGTTTGGTGCTGCTAGGCAGCATGTGCAATTGTATGCATCCATGTTGCACGCTGCTCGTCGTGCGTTCCGCTGGCGCCAATTATTGTTGCTGCGAACTCGTAACTGCGTATAATCGCTGCCATCAGTTGTCGGTGACGACGGATGCATGCCAGAAACGCAACTCGTCCATGAAAAGAGCTGGCGGATCATCAAGACCACAGGAGAACGTGCACTGCTGTCCACGCGGCCGTCGTTTATCTATAATAGACAGACAGATACGTAACGAGAAGCAATTTCCCGCCACTGGCCCGTCCTTCGTCAACAAACTTTTTCATTCTCGGGAGCAGGAAAGGAAGCGCGCGATAAGACGTTGCAGCTAGAAAGAATGGAGACGTCCGTCGACTCGGAAAGCAACAAAGAAACCGCCGCGAGGGAAAAAGGAGGAAGGCGACGTATCTCCACTTGCCAAACGCTTGCTCACCGCCGGCCTAATCCTGCACCTCCTTTTCCACAAGCAACGCCACCGGGCGCAGGCGACTAGGACGCAGACCTGCCACCGGTTTGTGCGAGTAGGTCGTTGATTCGTTCCAGAGGAATATAAGTAGTTGATTATTAGTACTAGTTTGGAAATGCATTACGCAGAGCGCAGTAATTCGTGCAGGAGGACACCACATCAACTGCTAATAATGCATTAACATGATCATGTATACGCATCGTGTTGTGTCGCATCTCAAGACCAGGACGTGAATCATTGCTGTCTACCACCTCAAAGCACATTTCCTCCTCTTTTTTGCCGCATTTTCTCTAGTTTTGAAAAGAAAGAAAGCGACTGATAAATCCTTTATAACGCAATCTGGGCCACACCTTGTTTAAAAAAAAAATCTGGGCCACACAGGCTGCAGATATCACGCAATCGTCACTGCTCGTCATGGAGACCTTGCACCTGGGCTATTTTTTTTTTTGCGACAGAGCTAATTGGTTCAACCATGGAAGTTCCATGGGACACCTGGGATTTCGTATAATTCCTCTCCTGCACTGAATTCCATGGCTACAGAATACTTTTTTTCACTCGATGGCCACTCCTCACCAGTCATACACATCACCACTACTCTGCCACTCGCTATAGAAGCCAACAGCTGGAAACTCCAAAAATAAATATGTATATGTTTTTTTCTATGCAGAGGTGCTTCCATAGATGGAGCTGCCAGcaaggtgagagagagagagagagagagagagagagagaaagagaggatgaTCCTGAACTCCCAAGTCCAATCCGTACCTACTCATTCACCAAATCCTCCCAGGGCATGAGTTCAGAGAATTGGACTTGCAACCTACCATAAAGCTCATCATCATCGACGATACTATCTGGTTGGTTGTTGCCACCAACCTGGCTAAGCTAAGCTAGGACCCTTCCAACAAAATCTCTAAACTTGTCGTTGAATTGAACCACAACAAAAAGCTCTCTCAAATCGCAACAAAACAACTTGTAACCCCAGCATTAAGCATTTTCTTTAATTCCATCGTAACAACAGGTTTATATATATTGACAATTAAACGCGGAATAAATACCTCACCAACAGTTAAACATGAGCAAAACACAATTTAGTAGGAGTAACCAACACTAAATTCTCTTTTCCTTTTTTACACATATACCCCTCGACGCTAACACTTATTACCACCATGTACCACCCCCTGGCCTTCAGCCTTGACGATCCTTCTTGGCGacgcgcacgcgcgcgcgccacccgcAAGAAACCTACCTCGTCGCCGTCgacggagcagaggaggaagaggaagaagaagaagcagagcgcGTACGGTTCGGCGGCTAGACCTCGACGTGGCAGTAGGTGGCGGTCTGGAACCTGAGCCCGCTGGCCCCCGGCGCGCCGTTGCCGCCGGCGCCGACGAGGAAGGCGGGGCAGGTCGCGAAGATGTGGTAGTGGCCGGAGATCCAGCTGCCCACCTTCCACCGGACGCGGCCGTCGATCTTTACCTGGAGGATGAGGTACCCGGCCTGGACGTCCTTGGCGAGCGCGTCGGCGAGGTAGGGCGCGAAGGGGACGTTCGGGCCGGAGAGCACCGGCGACCACACCTCGACGTCGCCGTGGCCCTGGTACACCGGAGGGAGCGCGGAGGCCAGCGTGATCTGCTGGTACTTGTAGGAGGCGTAGACGTCGAGGCGGTCGTAGTAGACGCCGACGCGGTCGTTGGGGTTGCGGGAGGCGACGGTGACCTGGAGCACGGTGGAGAGCACACCCGCGGCGGCGGAGGCGTTGGCGGTGAGCACGTCCAGCTGCCGGAGCGAGGCGTCCTGGAGGTAGAAGCGCGGGTGCGTGGGGCGGAGGACGAGGTAGACGATGAGggcgatgacggcgacgatgagggccaggaagaagaggaaggccaggAAGCGCCGGCACGTGCGCCGGATGTCGTCCTCGCCGTGGTTGCCGCAGTCCTTGCCCATGGCGTCCGAGCCGCTTTCCGCCGAGCTTTGCTTGCGTTAGGACGCGtgtgggagaggagaggagagcagaggaagaggaggggcgGTGTCTGTTTGAAGGACTGAGGTGGCCGCTCGGCTCCAGTGGCGTGAATAAATCGGGCTCTCCGAATTGAGTCGTGATTTCCGAAATAAAATAAATCGAATTGCGTCATGGTTCTTTGGTGGGTCAtcgcctttttattttattttttatcatcTTTGTGTGGGGCAGAGATTGTGTGAGGCGATCATGTTTAAATCATGGACGCAGTGCCATACAAAGAgttcttttttcttctgaaaagAAGATTGAAACGCCCGACCTTTGCATCATTGTGATGCACATATATATTTATTAATTATTAAGTAGAATGCAAAACAAAGTGAATCATGATAAAAGAAAGTTACAAGATATGAAAGAAACACCTAATACTAAGTCGACTTCTTCCGATAATCGTCTCACACCATTGTCATCATGTTTGCCTGAAGACGGTCTGGACAGGGATTTTCATCTTTATTGTTTGCTGACCGgacaatgaagaccatcatcacaaCAAGTAGACAACGCCTTGAACAAGATAATAACGCAAGATTGTCGCCGCCACGTTCGGCCGAAGACGGTTTGGACAACGATTTTCATCTTGATTGCTGGCTAACCGGCCAGTGAAGACCAGCACCACAACAAATTGACAACACCTTGAACAAGATAATGACATAAGATTGTTGTCGCCAAGCCCGACCAATAAAGGCCAGGACAACAGCTCTCTTGTGGCCTCTATGAACCTAGAGTAATTTTAGAAAGTTTATAATCCTTAGAAACTTTGGTATTTGTATCCTTCTATTTTGTAAACTTACATGATACataaatttatttattttgaaCTAACAAATTTCAATTTTAGGGCCTCCGACATATTGAAAATATACCACTGATTTTACTTAAAGAAATGAAACATCGTTGCACTACTGTTGTATTCAATAAACTTCCTGGCCAACAAGAAAAAGGATTCAAGATAACTTGGGTCACAatcatagttctttttctactaTTGTGTTTTTATAATTCTTAGAAGTTAAGAAGCCCTCAGGTTTGAATGACACTTGGTCAATGATAGGTTTGGTTTTTTTATATAAAGAAGCACACAAATTAACATCTGAACTTCCATGCCAACGAGCATCTATATTTCAAGGGGAATTTATCAGGTTTTTGTTTCGGGCTACGGGTGTTTGAAACAACATCTATGCAACATGCAAAACCAAATTCACCATAGTATGTGGTGAATGTGATCCATCATTCTCCATTACTCAAGGTTTTGAACCAAGTGGTAGAGTATAGACAATACAATATAGTATAATAGCAGAGAAAAAGAAATTCAGCTCAGATGAACCGATGCAGCAATGATATAAAATAGCTACGATATGCATCAATCATACATCTTAATTCTAGTACGTTTTGCTGCGAGGAAAAATGCTACGATATAGTACGACATTTCGCTAGCAGCAAGGCTTTTGGTTGAGCAAAACTCAAATGTGGACACGATGAATATGTGTCAATGTCTTCTGGCACAATTTGTCGTAACTTAGAAGCCCTATGGCATTTCGTGAAAATATTGTTGTTCAGCGACTTGTATTTATATGGGACCATTCCCGGTCCAAGTACATTCAACGATCACGGCATTCCTTCCTCTTGGATGTGCGACTCAACATGGTTTTCGAAACTTACCAAGGTATACAAATTCGTGCAGGTGTATCAGTGTATGAATGAAAATGTCGGTGCTTTGGTTTGACTACATTCTCTTTACGGAAGTCTGGACAATATTTTGTGTTGCAAAAAAAATGACATCACAGAGAAGATGTTTATGAGAAATTTCGTTGTAGTCTTTAGTTACAGGAATTTCTTTGCAAGTTGTTGGATCTATGATCCGAATCACCGCATGTGTATTTATATGTCGAAATTACTCTAACTTTCTATATATTCATGGTTTTTATATCCAAAGAGCACACACATTTTTACTCCTCAATGTGCAGCACCATCGCACAAGACGAGGACACCCATGGCGTGTGCGCCTGTCCGTTTGATAGTACTATCTCGGTGGCAGCAGAGGCATAGGATGATAGGAGGGCCCCGGCTACAGCCAGAGACATAGGCAGCAGAGTGCAGAGCAATGGCGCGTCACGTGGGGCGCCCCGTTGTCTGAGGAAAGCCGTTGCGTTGGTCTGGCCGGCCGACACACACGCAGCGCGTACCGGGCCCGCCCTGGCAGGCGGTCCTCGGTCGGTCAGAAGACCGGCTCCGCCTGGCTCCTCACCACAGCCATGTGCAGAGGACAACGTACGGCACTGCCGCGTGCATGTGGACACACAGCAAGCAAATCATGGACTCTCAAGTTAAATTTTGTAGACTTTCATCAAATTTGTAAAAAATATGCTGACATATGCACAGTTAAAAGttgatatgcagagtaaataaaaaaaagaaagactGGTAGGTACGTGGATGATTAAGAGCAACTTCAaagggcccaacgcgccgacccaaacccaaATCACGCCTGCGTCGCGTCCGCGCCGACtcatttgcggcccaaatttgcgcCCCAAATGCGTTGGCGCGGACACCGAATGGATGCTTCGTGCGCCTTTTCGCTATCCGCCGCGTCTCCACATGGCAACCATCCAACTACCCGCTGCCCacgcggtcagcttaatttataacgacgggcccacgcgtcagcgacgacgctcgtccttttttaagccgaccgtgcGACAGGGCCGTCCTCATCCAAACTCGCCGTCCACATCTGCCATCCTTTGCTCCCTCGTTgccggcaaaccctagccaccacaaCCACATCGAGATGGGCCTCTTCTCCGGCGGCAGCggcagcaaggccaagggcaagtcccCCGCCACCTATTTCCCCTCAGAGTTCCTCCCGCCTCCGCCGTCGTCGGTGCCTCGCCGGCAGAGGCAGCGCGTGAGCGTAccagtgcaccaggcggagtggcactggcagcaccGCCAGCCTCTGTCGTATCCCGACGTGACGCTAGATCGGCCATACGACTGACATCTAGATCCAGATAGGATCCCAGTGCCAGCGGCGCCGCGGTCGGCTCGtgctcacgcggaggaggtgcgACGCCGgtgggcgctgctgacgccggagcagcACCGCGAGGCCGCCTACGTAACCGACTCCCCCAACTTAGCGAGGTGGTTTTGCCTTCGAGCAGAGGAGGCGAGGCGACTGGGCGTGCGCGAGGTCGACCGGAGGTCGCCGCCACCGGCGCTCGTCGTCCGCGAGGAGGGCCAGGCAGCCCTTGCGGCCGTCTaccgggagagcgaggaggacgagcgacgCAGGGCGGAGGCGAAAAAGGAGGCTCGgtacgagatggcaatggcgcaGGCCCTTGACCTCTCCGCGACGGGTGACAGCGTGGTGCCGCCGGTGGCCCCACCGTCCCTTATCAAGCCGGAGCCGGAGAGGGAGCCGGAGCCGTCCCCCATCAAGCGCTACTCCTGGACGGGAGTAGTGCCGCCGGTCTGGATGGGAGCGACGCCGGTGCAGGAGGCGGCGTACCTCGAGCACTAGCGCAAGATCAGGGTGGCCGAGGAACGCCGCGACGGCGAGTACCTCGAAATGCTCGAGTGCGACCTCGAGGAGGAGCAgcgcgaggccgaggaggaggcgcgccaggccgcggCTGCACAGGCGGCCGCACAGCCCCCCACGCCGGCACTGCCTGCGCCAACACTGCCCGACATGACGGCGCTCTGGAACACGGCGTTCTCCTGGGCCGGGCCGGCGCCGACACTCATCAACCTCACGGACCTCAAGGATGACGACGACGCCACCTAAGGCAACGCGCCGCCTCGTAGTTTAGACTGTTTTTTAATGTAAATGTGTACGcgtggactctcgccggcctttgtggtcggctttaatgtttaattaatgtaGTTTCTTTTTTTAATATACATGCGTTTATTTTTTTTTCGCCGTCAATATGGGTTTCAAACTAGCGTTAGACACACGTGTCAACCCAGATACAAAAACAGACATTCGTGTCCGTCTGGCCGACCTAAACGAACAAAACGTCCGTTTGAATTGGCCTGTTGAAGTTGCTCTAATCAACTAGCCGCAATACGACTGGCACCCATCATCCCGGGCTGAGCCATGTGCGAACCATGCGGCCGAAGCACGTGCCGCAGCTTCTTCCACGGACACGCGCATTGGAAGAACGGCGGTACGGGAGGGGAGGGACACATGCGTACGTCCCAATCAACCAACAGATGGAGTCCAAAGTCCCTTCGCAACGGGTTTAAAATTAGAGTAAAGTCTGAAAAAAATCTTAAACTCTTACGCCCTGTCGAAATTGAATCCTCACCTTCTAATCCCTGAAATCGGCACCCCATACTTGTCGATCCCGGTTAATATCGACCTTCAACCTGTTTGGCACACCGGGAAAAAGGCAATCCCAACTAGGTTCACCTGCTACTCTCACCGACAATACTAGGTCCACATGTCATATCCATCCCTCTCCTCTACCTCGTCCTCCCTGTCGTTCTCTCCTTTGTTGAAACGTCTGCGATAAGAAAAAGATGCGAGATGGCCAGCCAGAATTGAAGGGGCAGGGAGAGGTCTGGGAGCTTTGATCGTACTAGACACCGGAGATGGTTGCCGTCGTGTGTGGCGTCGCCTCATTGGCGCTGTGGAGCGCCTAGGCCGCCGGCCCGCACTCAACTTCCTAGGCTTTGTCATGGCCTGCCCCAAGATCCTAACTACTGAACTGAAGCATGGTTGATCGATTGGTCAAACTTGAAGATGCACGTACGCAAGTGTAGAGAAAGCACCTGATGGATCCTTGAGGCTAGCTAGCTTTCCACGTGCAGCAAACTACTATCCTGGATGCTTGGTTGATCTGGGCTTCTGGAGTAGCACAATTCGGCGGAACACTCACGCCCCGCGGGGACACTCTGCCTAGCCTGGACGCGTGCGTACGGTACGGACGGTGATGTCCATATGGATCTCGTGTTTCCCGTGCTCCATCCACCATCGTCGTTAGCATGTCGGGCTAGCTACTGCGACGACAccagccacactcgctcaatcaagCACCACCGCCATTGTTGTCGTCTTCCTCATTTCCTCTCCGTGAAGCTGGCGCTCTGCAAGCTCTTGTGCGCTCAATCAGCTAGGTAAAGATGTTTCCCAGGGCTGCACGCCACTAGCCGGCCGGCAAGCCCCTCGTCTGCCATCGCACAACCACTCCCGGAGCTGCACACGACACCAACATCACCGAGCTGCCACGTCGTTTCATTGTGTGTGCGTGCGTCATGCAGATGCAGATTGATGGATCTGACTGTAGCTCCACCAAGttagtgagagaaaaggatgatccCGGTGGGGATTGCGTTTTCCTAGTGCACCAAACTAGTCTGGCATTTTGCAACGTTAGGATTGACCGGGATTGATGAGTACGGGGTACTAATTTCAGGGATTAAAAGGTAAGGGTCTGATTTCGACGGGAACTACGAGCTCGAGGTTTTATTCAGACTTTTCCCTTAAAATTAACTCCTCTGTCTCCGGTCACATGGCTCTAGAGCACAAGTCACTCCTCCCCGGGCAAAC is drawn from Triticum dicoccoides isolate Atlit2015 ecotype Zavitan chromosome 4A, WEW_v2.0, whole genome shotgun sequence and contains these coding sequences:
- the LOC119286328 gene encoding cyclin-T1-3-like; the protein is MDIMQTSDSSQYGVVENSPYRFPYNKRVEDGNLGASWYFSRKEIEENSLSRRDGISLKKESFLRKSYCTFLQDLGVRLKVPPVTIATAIVFCHRFFLRQSHAKNDRLTVATVCMFLAGKVEETPIPLKDVILISYEIIHKKDPGAVARIKQKEVYEQQKKLLLIGERAVLVTLDFDFNVHHPYKPLVEAIKKLKIAQKELAQVAWSFVNDGLCTSLCLQFKPQHIAAGAIFLAAKFLKVKLPADGEKVWWQDFDVTPWQLEEVSNQMMELYGPPPSQGNDTKSSSAGLANQHALEKAPGAAEEPPAHKNHSASRQPSLPDCHGHSQHDPERQGSNQRIAQTEERDGTATSNEGLNTSPSAMDAVEKINKDHQNVAHTAEDTEEGGLCHSLEPGNPKRKEHRSHDHSGERDLKRLRS
- the LOC119286330 gene encoding NDR1/HIN1-like protein 1 encodes the protein MGKDCGNHGEDDIRRTCRRFLAFLFFLALIVAVIALIVYLVLRPTHPRFYLQDASLRQLDVLTANASAAAGVLSTVLQVTVASRNPNDRVGVYYDRLDVYASYKYQQITLASALPPVYQGHGDVEVWSPVLSGPNVPFAPYLADALAKDVQAGYLILQVKIDGRVRWKVGSWISGHYHIFATCPAFLVGAGGNGAPGASGLRFQTATYCHVEV